Part of the Pyrobaculum calidifontis JCM 11548 genome, CTTACGGGCTTCGGCATTGAGGCGCTAAAGGCCGTCCTATTCTTCAAGGTGCCGGGCTACATTTTGACAAAGACACAGGACAGAGAGGCAAGGGGGCTACGTGTCGGAGATGTAGTGTTCGTGCCAATCCCCGAAGACGCGGGGAGGTTCTAAGCTTTTAAAGCTGGGCAAACGTCGCACATGTGAAAGACGTGTATCTTTACATAGTTGAAAAAAGCGTAGCGCTTGAGTTCGACTCAGCCGAATACGGCAGATTGGCGAGGAAGACCGTGGAGCTCCTCTATGATAGGAAGGAGGAGCTCACCGACGACCGAATCGCAATCCTCCTCAACATTTCAACAGCCGAGACGAGGAGAATCCTACAGTACTTAATGAAGCAGAACTTAGTCGGCGTGAAGAAGAGGAGCACAGAGGACTATAGGATCGAGTATACGTGGTATGTAAACGACGAGGTGATATCTCAAGCAGTTAAGTATAGGGCGAAGGTCGTGAGAGAAAAAATTTCGCTTATGATAAAGGCTTTGACAGAGGAGGCCTTCTACGTCTGTCCAAACTGCTTCATGCGGTACCCCGTCGAAGAGGTCATGGAACGGGGAGGAGTGTGCCCAATATGCGGCTCACATCTCGAGTACGTGGAAAACGTAGAGGAGATAAATAAGCTCACCAAAGTCTTTGAAAAACTAGACAAGATATGAGGGTGGAATTTAGGATCTACAAGCCTGTGGAAGACTACGAGATCTTTGTCACAGGCTTTGCCGGAATCGGCATTGTAGGCCACATAGCCACCAAGTACATATCGAGGGGCTGCGAAGTCGTCGGCGTGGTAAGATACCGAGGCGAGCCCCCCATTGTGTCAATTGAGGGCGGGAGACTTGTGCTACAAAACGAGATTTTCTCCTGCGGCAGACTCGTCGGCGTGGTAAACAACTACGGCATACACGAGGCCGCCCTCTACGACTACACAAGGGCACTGGCCAACTGGGTCGCGGCTAACGAGTTCAAAGTGGCCGTCCTCTTCGGCGGCTTAGACGGGAGGCTGAAGAGGGGGGACGAGCTACTCCGCATTGTCTACACCTCGGCCTATGAGAGGAGGGGACTACCTACGGGCGGAGCCAAAGTGCTGGAGGCTGGGCTTCAGGTGGTGGGGCCCTTGGCCCTCCTCACCTCGTTCTTCGAAGAGCTAGACTTCCCAGCTCTCGTAATATTGCCCTATGCCGACGTAACGAGGCCAGCCGACCCATATGCAGCAAGCGTGGCGCTTGACTTCTTCTCAAAACTGTACGACTACCCAGTAAATACAAGCGGACTAAGGCAGATGGCCGAAGAGCTTGAGAGAGAGCTAGAGGAGGCGCGTCGTAGGCTAGAAGAGCAGGCAAAGCGCGAAGAATCTAAGC contains:
- a CDS encoding proteasome assembly chaperone family protein — its product is MRVEFRIYKPVEDYEIFVTGFAGIGIVGHIATKYISRGCEVVGVVRYRGEPPIVSIEGGRLVLQNEIFSCGRLVGVVNNYGIHEAALYDYTRALANWVAANEFKVAVLFGGLDGRLKRGDELLRIVYTSAYERRGLPTGGAKVLEAGLQVVGPLALLTSFFEELDFPALVILPYADVTRPADPYAASVALDFFSKLYDYPVNTSGLRQMAEELERELEEARRRLEEQAKREESKLYI
- a CDS encoding transcription factor, giving the protein MKDVYLYIVEKSVALEFDSAEYGRLARKTVELLYDRKEELTDDRIAILLNISTAETRRILQYLMKQNLVGVKKRSTEDYRIEYTWYVNDEVISQAVKYRAKVVREKISLMIKALTEEAFYVCPNCFMRYPVEEVMERGGVCPICGSHLEYVENVEEINKLTKVFEKLDKI